ATAAATGGTCAGCAGAAATGGTTGAAAGCTGTGGAACCAAGACCAAGAATGCGGAATGGCACGAGTTTCGTTCCAAACTGTATTCCGACTGGCAATTCTGAGCACAGGTCTCTCCGGGAACTCAAATTCTTCTGGAGAGTGTTTAAAATAGATAAAATTAGAAGGTTATCAGCGCGAAAAGTGATCCCGCGTTGACACATTTCCGCTGATTGCTGATACTTCGGAATGCGGAACCCGGTTCGTCTGGACTGCGGTGGGCGATACAGAAGCGCACCGGCCGGGGAAAGTCTGTGTCAATATTTTAGAGAATCCACATTCCACAGCTGTTGTCTGTTTCAGATTAACCCGGTGGCAGGGGCCGGTGAATCCCTGCTTAGATCGCTTGAAGCTATGAGTAGTACGACCGAATTAGACCTGGCGCAATACACCGAACAACTGGCTCAGCAGGCCCGCGCAGCGTCGCGTAAACTGGTTTCCGCTAATGGGAATCAGAAGAATGCCTGGCTCCGCCGGATGACCGAACTGATTCGGGAACGGACTCCTGATTTACTGGCTGCGAACGAACGCGATATCGAGCAGGCTCCCGAATACGGTTTGTCGGAAGCGTCGATTGACCGTTTGCGATTGACCGCAGCGCGGCTCGAGGGCATCATCACGGCGCTGGAAGAGATCATGGCTTTGCCTAATCCGGTTGGCGAAGTGATTGACAGTAACATGCGTCCCAACGGTCTGCTGGTAACCCGCGTGCGGGTGCCTCTGGGCGTGGTGTTCTTCATTTATGAGTCGCGTCCGAACGTGACCATTGATGCGGCAGCATTATGCGTCAAGAGTGGCAATGCGGTGATTTTACGCGGCGGAAAAGAAGCCTTTCACAGCAATATGGCCTTTTATCAGCTGCTGCAGGAAGGGCTCCGCGACGTGGGGCTGCCTGAGCAGGCCGTCCAACTGGTAGAGACCACTGACCGCGAAGCGGTGGGGCATTTTCTGAAGTTGAACAAATACATTGATGTGACCATTCCCCGTGGCGGTAAGGGGCTGATCGAGCGTGTGGCCCGCGATGCCACGATGCCAGTGATCAAGCATTTCGATGGAATCTGCCACGTCTACCTCGATAAGACGGCGGATCCGGAACTGGCTAAGCGGATTACGGTCAACAGTAAGTGTCAGCGGCCCGGCGTGTGTAATGCCGCCGAGTGTCTGCTGGTGCATGCGGACGTCGCAGAGACGTTATTGCCCGAAGTTGCGAAAGCACTGCTGGATGCGGGAGTTGAGCTGCGGTGTTGTCCCCGGTCACTGGAACTGGTGGGAACCGGGGTGCCTGCGACCGAGGAAGATTATGGGACCGAATACGGGGCGAAGATCCTCTCGGTTAAGGTCGTTGAGGATATGGATGCTGCGATTCAGCACATTCATCAGTACGGTTCGGGGCATACCGAATCCATCATTACGACCGAACTGGCGGCAGCGGAGAAGTTCACGACCGAGGTCGATTCAGCGGCTGTGATTGTGAATGCCAGCACACGTTTCAATGACGGAGGCGAGTTCGGCCTGGGAGCGGAAATCGGTATCAGTACAGATAAATTTCATGCACGTGGGCCCTGCGGGCTCAACGAATTGACGAGCTATAAATACGTGGCCCATGGAGCTGGGCAGATCAGAGAATAGAGGGGATACAAGTTTTTGCGACCCGGCCGGTGAGCCTCATATCCCGGCGGGCTGTGAATTACAGGGAGGCCAGGGATGGCAGACGTACTCAGTCAAAATGAAGTGGAATCGTTATTATCGGCGTTGGATCCTTCTGCCGGCTCTACCGGGGGAGGAAGTCGACCAGCGGCCCGGAATACCGATTTCAATTCCCAGATCAGCATCTACGACTTCAAGCGTCCGGAACGCGTCAGTAAAGAGCAGATGCGGGCGTTTCGCGCTTTGCATGAAAGCTTCAGCCGGGAGTTCGGTGCGGCACTCAGCGGGATGCTGCGGTCGATTATTGAAGTCAAACTGATCAGTGTGGACCAGCTGACGTATTCTGAATTCGTCTTCAGTCTGGAGAACCCGACCTGTTTCAACCTGCTCGAATCCGAGACGCTGGACGGGCATATTATTCTGGATATCAGCCCTTCAATTATCTTCCCGATCATCGACCGGCTGCTGGGTGGGGATGGCCACACGCACGGTGCCTACCCCAACCGGGCTCTTACCGAGATCGAAATCCGCCTGGTGTCGCGTATTACCGGCCTGGCGATTGAGGGGATCGAATCTGCCTGGAGCAACCTCTGCGACTGGAAGCTGCGGGTTTCCCAGGTGGAAAGTAATCCCCAGCTGGTTCAGATCGTGCCGCCGAACGAAGTGATCGTGCTGATCTCTTTCGAAGTGACGATGGGGGAGACCCGGGGAATTATCAACCTCTGTATTCCCTTTAATACGATTGAGCCGCTGTCGAACAAGCTGACTTCAGATACCTGGTCGGCTTATAAGAAGAAAACGCCTGACATGCGTCAGCAGTTGAATCTGGAAGCGAGTGTCTCCAAGTCCAAGATCGAGATGAAGGTAGAGCTGGATCACAGTCGGCTGACTGCAGGTGAGGTAATGAATCTGGCGGTCGGTGATGTGATCATGTGTAACAAGGGGAGTGCCCAGAGCCTGACGGTGGAAATCGAAGGGGCGCCGGTCTTCACAGCTTATCCCGGAGTTTATAAGGGGCATAAGGCGATCAGCATTGAAAAAATGCTGGCGGTACCCAAGGATATCATCGAGCAGCGAATCAAGCAGGTGGAAGCAGGCCAGGCCTGAAGCGGGCGAGCGCGCAGATGGTGTGGTCGTATGTTTATTGTTTCCTGGTTAAGCCACTGCTGAATGACTTGCAGCGGGCGTCATCGCCTGCGAGAGTGATGGATTCCGAGCGTTCACCTCGACTGAAGAATGCGAGTTTTCGGGAAATCGGTTTTTTTCTCTGGAGGAATACGGAATTTACTCCCGTTTCGGTGGAAAACCAGAGGGGAGGCTGATTATACTGCCCGATCAATCTACAGCGCTACCGTTGTGGTTTCTGTTTTTATGAACAGTATTCTTTGCTGTTGACCGGGTGAAATCTGGTCCGGTAGAGAGATATATAGATAGTGTCATTCAGGACTTACGCCTTGAAACTCTGTTGTGTCAGAGGGCCGGCGAAGGCTGAAGTCATTTACGAAGATTGAAGAACAATGCCCAAGCAAAAGACTCACAAAGGATTGAAGAAGCGTTTTAAGATTACCGCTTCAGGAAAAGCCAAGCACCGCAAAGCATTTCGGGGCCACATTCTGAGCAAGAAGAGCCCCAAGCGGAAAATCGGTCTGCGTAGCGATGGCGTCGTGACCGGAACGGAAGCGAAGCTGATCGTGGAAGCCCTGCGTCCCGGTTCTTAAACCGTTCCCGATTCCCCAGACGACGGCACGCGGGGAAACGATCCTGACAGAATCCAGATTACACATTCAGTTGGAAAGTAATAATGCGAGTTAGCAAAGGTTCAGCTCGACGTCGAGCCAAGAAAAGACTGTTTAAAGAAGCCCGTGGTAATTACGGTGGCCGCAGCAAGTTGTTGCGTACCGTAAAAGAAACAATCATTCGGTCTCGTGCTTACGCCTACCGTGACCGTCGGGTTCGCAAACGTGAATTCCGTGCTCTGTGGATTACCCGTATCACCGCTGCCTGTCGTGCACGGGGTACGAACTATTCGCAGTTCATTAACGGTCTGTCCAAAGCGGGCATCACGCTGAACCGGAAGTCTCTCAGCGAACTGGCGATTTCTCAGCCTCAGGTCTTCGATGAGATCGTCAAAGCAGCACAGGCAGCTCTGGCAGCATAATCTGCCTTTCTGCTGAAATAAGCCAAATTCCAGCCGGATCTGTTTTTAACAGGTCCGGCTGTTTGCGTTGGTATCCGGCTGCGGGGAGAGCGAAAATTGCCATACGCAAAACGGGAAGGATCTGGTAAATTCAGTCATCGTTCCCGCCTGTGGGCTTAGGCAGGCCTGGGTTTCTCGTTTTATTGCAGGGAGGCAGGAGAGTATGACTCACTTAAAGCGAGTATCGTACCGACCGCAGCAGCTCCGAAAATTGCTGCTGGCGTGGGCGCTGGGCGTGTCGTTCGTCT
This is a stretch of genomic DNA from Gimesia sp.. It encodes these proteins:
- a CDS encoding glutamate-5-semialdehyde dehydrogenase, with translation MSSTTELDLAQYTEQLAQQARAASRKLVSANGNQKNAWLRRMTELIRERTPDLLAANERDIEQAPEYGLSEASIDRLRLTAARLEGIITALEEIMALPNPVGEVIDSNMRPNGLLVTRVRVPLGVVFFIYESRPNVTIDAAALCVKSGNAVILRGGKEAFHSNMAFYQLLQEGLRDVGLPEQAVQLVETTDREAVGHFLKLNKYIDVTIPRGGKGLIERVARDATMPVIKHFDGICHVYLDKTADPELAKRITVNSKCQRPGVCNAAECLLVHADVAETLLPEVAKALLDAGVELRCCPRSLELVGTGVPATEEDYGTEYGAKILSVKVVEDMDAAIQHIHQYGSGHTESIITTELAAAEKFTTEVDSAAVIVNASTRFNDGGEFGLGAEIGISTDKFHARGPCGLNELTSYKYVAHGAGQIRE
- the fliM gene encoding flagellar motor switch protein FliM is translated as MADVLSQNEVESLLSALDPSAGSTGGGSRPAARNTDFNSQISIYDFKRPERVSKEQMRAFRALHESFSREFGAALSGMLRSIIEVKLISVDQLTYSEFVFSLENPTCFNLLESETLDGHIILDISPSIIFPIIDRLLGGDGHTHGAYPNRALTEIEIRLVSRITGLAIEGIESAWSNLCDWKLRVSQVESNPQLVQIVPPNEVIVLISFEVTMGETRGIINLCIPFNTIEPLSNKLTSDTWSAYKKKTPDMRQQLNLEASVSKSKIEMKVELDHSRLTAGEVMNLAVGDVIMCNKGSAQSLTVEIEGAPVFTAYPGVYKGHKAISIEKMLAVPKDIIEQRIKQVEAGQA
- the rpmI gene encoding 50S ribosomal protein L35, giving the protein MPKQKTHKGLKKRFKITASGKAKHRKAFRGHILSKKSPKRKIGLRSDGVVTGTEAKLIVEALRPGS
- the rplT gene encoding 50S ribosomal protein L20, which translates into the protein MRVSKGSARRRAKKRLFKEARGNYGGRSKLLRTVKETIIRSRAYAYRDRRVRKREFRALWITRITAACRARGTNYSQFINGLSKAGITLNRKSLSELAISQPQVFDEIVKAAQAALAA